One genomic window of Paraburkholderia acidiphila includes the following:
- a CDS encoding ribonucleotide-diphosphate reductase subunit beta: MLNWDDEITAVTPSSGAQQNAMRNPAGQAVQAAEMQFGLRSAPQASTATNIFASDFAVAPPPQAPVSTEARVNVADKRIINGQTDVNQLVPFKYKWAWEKYLAGCANHWMPQEINMSRDIALWKDPNGLTEDERRIVKRNLGFFVTADSLAANNIVLGTYRHITAPECRQFLLRQAFEEAIHTHAYQYIVESLGLDESEIFNAYHEVKSIRDKDEFLIPFIQTLTDPAFKTGTLEADQSLLKSLIVFACIMEGLFFYVGFTQILALGRQNKMTGAAEQYQYILRDESMHCNFGIDLINQIKLENPHLWTPAFRAEITELFKHAVDLEYRYAEDTMPRGVLGLNASMFKSYLRFICNRRCQQIGLDQLFPNEENPFPWMSEMIDLKKERNFFETRVIEYQTGGALSWE; encoded by the coding sequence ATGCTCAACTGGGATGACGAGATCACGGCCGTAACTCCGTCGAGCGGTGCGCAGCAAAACGCAATGCGCAACCCCGCGGGTCAGGCTGTCCAGGCTGCCGAGATGCAGTTTGGTCTGCGTTCCGCTCCTCAGGCTTCCACGGCGACCAACATCTTCGCCAGCGACTTCGCCGTCGCACCGCCGCCGCAAGCACCGGTCTCGACCGAAGCGCGCGTGAATGTCGCCGACAAGCGCATCATTAACGGCCAGACCGACGTCAATCAGTTGGTCCCGTTCAAGTACAAGTGGGCTTGGGAAAAATACCTGGCGGGCTGCGCGAACCACTGGATGCCCCAGGAAATCAACATGTCCCGCGACATCGCCCTGTGGAAGGACCCGAACGGTCTGACCGAGGACGAGCGCCGCATCGTCAAGCGTAACCTCGGCTTCTTCGTGACGGCCGACTCGCTCGCCGCGAACAACATCGTGCTCGGCACCTACCGGCACATCACGGCGCCCGAATGCCGCCAGTTCCTGCTGCGCCAGGCTTTCGAAGAGGCGATCCACACGCACGCCTACCAGTACATCGTCGAGTCGCTGGGTCTGGACGAGAGCGAGATCTTCAACGCGTACCACGAGGTCAAGTCGATCCGCGACAAGGACGAGTTCCTGATCCCGTTCATCCAGACGCTGACCGATCCCGCGTTCAAGACCGGCACGCTCGAAGCCGATCAGAGCCTGCTCAAGTCGCTCATCGTGTTCGCCTGCATCATGGAAGGCCTGTTCTTCTATGTGGGCTTCACGCAAATTCTGGCGCTCGGCCGCCAGAACAAGATGACCGGCGCTGCGGAGCAGTACCAGTACATCCTGCGCGACGAGTCGATGCACTGCAACTTCGGCATCGACCTCATCAACCAGATCAAGCTTGAAAACCCGCACCTGTGGACCCCGGCGTTCCGTGCGGAGATCACCGAACTGTTCAAGCATGCGGTCGACCTCGAGTATCGCTACGCCGAGGACACCATGCCTCGCGGCGTGCTGGGTCTGAACGCATCGATGTTCAAGAGCTATCTGCGCTTCATCTGCAACCGCCGTTGCCAGCAGATCGGTCTCGATCAGCTGTTCCCGAACGAAGAGAATCCGTTCCCGTGGATGAGCGAGATGATCGACTTGAAGAAGGAACGCAACTTCTTCGAGACGCGCGTGATCGAATATCAGACGGGCGGTGCGCTGTCCTGGGAATAA
- a CDS encoding ribonucleoside-diphosphate reductase subunit alpha, protein MQTTDNVSTRYEGAPAHTLGGQPQDGQTSAQQFADHKVIRRNGSVVSFEPSKVAIAMTKAFLAVNGGQGAASARVRELVEQLTQNVVRALVRSRPNGGTFHIEDIQDQVELALMRGGEHNVARAYVLYREKRNQERAHAPETAAPASPGINVTDNGVTRPLDMQALRALIVSSCDGLGDAVNADPIVAETVKNLYDGVPMTQVYDSAILAARTMIEKDPAYSQVTSRILLHTIRREILEEEVTQAEMAVRYADYFPQFIKRGVEAGLLDDKLQQFDLKRLGNALDASRDLQFGYLGLQTLYDRYFLHVHGTRIEMPQAFFMRVAMGLSLNEIDREARAIEFYNVLSSFDFMSSTPTLFNSGTHRSQLSSCYLTTVADDLDGIYEALKDNALLSKFAGGLGNDWTRVRALGSHIKGTNGKSQGVVPFLKVVNDTAVAVNQGGKRKGAVCAYLESWHLDIEEFLELRKNTGDDRRRTHDMNTANWIPDLFMKRVMEGGEWTLFSPSTCPDLHDLFGADFEKAYVAYEEKVARGEIKLFKKLPAAQLWRKMLGMLFETGHPWITFKDPCNIRSPQQHVGVVHSSNLCTEITLNTSDSEIAVCNLGSVNLVAHMVEQADGTFALDHDKLKRTISVAMRMLDNVIDINYYAVSKARNSNLKHRPVGMGIMGFQDCLHVLRTPFASQEAVEFADRSMEAVCYYAYWASTELAAERGRYSTYRGSLWDRGILPQDTLKLLAEARGGYVEVDSSESMDWTSLRERIAQHGMRNSNCIAIAPTATISNIIGVSPCIEPTFQNLYVKSNLSGEFTVVNDYLVRDLKSRGLWDEVMVADLKYFDGMLSRIDRVPADLRAVYATAFEVDPTWLVEAASRRQKWIDQAQSLNIFMAGASGKKLDEIYKLAWVRGLKTTYYLRTMAATHVEKSTVAHGALNAVPTGGEGGGNAGGAFGGASGGAFGGAAGSTTMQAAPEAAVEAAPEAEGPVCMMRPGDAGFEECEACQ, encoded by the coding sequence ATGCAAACGACCGATAACGTCTCGACCCGGTATGAAGGCGCGCCCGCGCACACGCTGGGTGGCCAACCGCAGGACGGCCAGACGAGCGCGCAGCAGTTCGCCGACCACAAGGTGATTCGCCGCAACGGTAGCGTGGTGTCGTTCGAACCTTCGAAAGTCGCGATCGCGATGACGAAGGCTTTCCTCGCCGTGAACGGCGGCCAGGGCGCGGCTTCGGCGCGCGTTCGCGAGCTCGTCGAACAGCTCACGCAAAACGTCGTGCGCGCACTCGTGCGCAGCCGTCCGAACGGCGGCACGTTCCATATCGAAGACATCCAGGATCAGGTCGAACTCGCGCTGATGCGCGGCGGCGAGCACAACGTCGCGCGTGCCTACGTGCTGTATCGCGAGAAGCGCAACCAGGAACGCGCGCACGCGCCGGAAACGGCAGCGCCCGCATCGCCTGGCATCAACGTCACGGACAACGGCGTGACGCGCCCGCTCGACATGCAAGCCCTGCGCGCGCTGATCGTGTCGTCGTGCGACGGTCTCGGCGACGCGGTCAACGCTGACCCGATCGTCGCGGAAACGGTGAAGAATCTGTACGACGGCGTGCCGATGACCCAGGTCTACGACTCGGCCATCCTCGCTGCGCGCACGATGATCGAAAAGGACCCGGCGTATAGCCAGGTGACCTCGCGCATCCTGCTGCACACGATCCGTCGCGAAATTCTCGAAGAGGAAGTGACGCAAGCCGAAATGGCCGTGCGTTACGCGGACTACTTCCCGCAGTTCATCAAGCGCGGCGTCGAAGCGGGCCTGCTCGACGACAAGCTCCAGCAGTTCGACCTCAAGCGCCTCGGCAACGCGCTCGACGCGAGCCGCGACCTGCAGTTCGGCTACCTCGGCCTGCAGACGCTCTACGACCGCTACTTCCTGCACGTGCACGGCACGCGCATTGAAATGCCGCAGGCATTCTTCATGCGTGTCGCGATGGGCCTCTCGCTCAACGAGATCGACCGCGAAGCGCGCGCGATCGAGTTCTACAACGTGCTCTCGTCGTTCGACTTCATGTCGTCCACGCCCACGCTGTTCAACTCGGGCACGCACCGCTCGCAGCTCTCGTCGTGCTACCTCACGACGGTCGCCGACGACCTCGACGGCATCTACGAAGCGCTGAAGGACAACGCGCTGCTCTCGAAGTTCGCCGGCGGTCTGGGCAACGACTGGACGCGCGTGCGCGCGCTCGGTTCGCACATCAAGGGCACCAACGGCAAGTCGCAAGGCGTCGTGCCGTTCCTGAAGGTCGTGAACGACACGGCAGTGGCCGTGAACCAGGGCGGCAAGCGCAAGGGCGCGGTGTGCGCGTACCTGGAATCGTGGCACCTCGACATCGAAGAGTTCCTCGAGCTGCGCAAGAACACCGGCGACGACCGCCGCCGCACCCACGACATGAACACGGCGAACTGGATTCCCGACCTGTTCATGAAGCGCGTGATGGAAGGCGGTGAGTGGACGCTGTTCTCGCCGTCGACCTGCCCGGATCTGCACGACCTGTTCGGCGCGGATTTCGAAAAGGCTTACGTCGCTTACGAAGAGAAGGTCGCGCGCGGCGAGATCAAGCTGTTCAAGAAGCTGCCGGCCGCGCAACTGTGGCGCAAGATGCTCGGCATGCTGTTCGAAACGGGTCACCCGTGGATCACGTTCAAGGATCCGTGCAACATCCGTTCGCCGCAGCAGCACGTGGGCGTCGTCCACTCGTCGAACCTGTGCACGGAAATCACGCTGAACACCAGCGACAGCGAAATCGCCGTGTGTAACCTCGGTTCGGTGAACCTGGTCGCGCACATGGTCGAACAGGCCGATGGCACGTTCGCACTCGACCACGACAAGCTCAAGCGCACCATCAGCGTGGCGATGCGCATGCTCGACAACGTCATCGACATCAACTACTACGCGGTGTCGAAGGCGCGCAACTCGAACCTGAAGCACCGTCCGGTGGGTATGGGCATCATGGGCTTCCAGGACTGCCTGCACGTTCTGCGCACGCCGTTTGCTTCGCAGGAAGCCGTGGAGTTCGCCGACCGCTCGATGGAAGCCGTCTGCTACTACGCATACTGGGCGTCGACGGAGCTGGCAGCCGAGCGCGGCCGCTACTCGACCTACCGCGGCTCGCTGTGGGATCGCGGCATCCTCCCGCAGGACACGCTCAAGCTGCTGGCCGAAGCGCGTGGCGGCTATGTGGAAGTCGACTCGAGCGAGTCGATGGACTGGACGTCGCTGCGCGAGCGTATCGCCCAGCACGGCATGCGCAATTCGAACTGCATCGCGATCGCACCGACCGCGACCATCTCGAACATCATCGGCGTGTCGCCTTGCATCGAGCCGACGTTCCAGAACCTCTACGTGAAGTCGAACCTCTCGGGCGAATTCACGGTGGTGAACGACTACCTCGTTCGCGATCTGAAGTCGCGCGGCCTGTGGGACGAAGTCATGGTCGCCGACCTCAAGTACTTCGACGGCATGCTCTCGCGCATCGATCGCGTACCGGCCGATCTACGCGCTGTGTATGCAACGGCGTTCGAAGTCGATCCGACGTGGCTCGTCGAAGCCGCTTCGCGTCGCCAGAAGTGGATCGACCAGGCGCAGTCGCTGAACATCTTCATGGCGGGCGCATCGGGCAAGAAGCTCGACGAGATCTACAAGCTCGCCTGGGTGCGCGGTCTGAAGACCACGTACTACCTGCGCACGATGGCGGCGACGCACGTCGAGAAGTCGACGGTTGCGCACGGCGCGCTCAACGCCGTGCCGACGGGTGGTGAAGGCGGCGGCAACGCCGGTGGCGCATTCGGCGGTGCATCGGGTGGCGCATTCGGCGGTGCAGCAGGGTCGACCACGATGCAGGCTGCGCCGGAAGCCGCAGTCGAAGCCGCGCCGGAAGCAGAGGGTCCGGTGTGCATGATGCGTCCGGGCGATGCTGGCTTCGAAGAGTGCGAGGCTTGCCAGTAA
- the ampD gene encoding 1,6-anhydro-N-acetylmuramyl-L-alanine amidase AmpD, whose translation MSAAASPELPGSRTYDVDAQGWVPGARHLPSPNFEARPQGAVPTLIVVHNISLPPNVFGGPEIADLFLNRLDCDAHPYFDANLRGVRVSAHFVIHRDGALEQFVSCDERAWHAGASSFFGRERCNDFAIGIELEGSDTTAFEAAQYDTLAALVKALVAHYPIEALAGHSDIAPGRKTDPGPHFDWARLKHDTQLADASFPYIQGRDAQNAAS comes from the coding sequence ATGAGCGCTGCTGCATCGCCAGAACTGCCAGGATCGCGCACATACGATGTCGATGCGCAAGGCTGGGTGCCGGGCGCGCGTCACCTGCCTTCGCCGAACTTCGAGGCGCGCCCGCAAGGCGCGGTACCGACGCTCATCGTCGTTCACAACATCAGCCTGCCGCCCAACGTATTCGGCGGCCCCGAGATCGCCGACCTGTTCCTCAACCGCCTCGACTGTGACGCGCATCCATACTTCGACGCCAACCTGCGCGGCGTGCGCGTCTCGGCGCACTTCGTCATTCATCGCGATGGCGCGCTTGAGCAGTTCGTCTCGTGCGACGAGCGCGCGTGGCACGCAGGCGCCTCGAGTTTCTTCGGGCGCGAGCGCTGCAACGATTTCGCCATCGGCATCGAACTGGAAGGCAGCGACACGACGGCCTTCGAGGCGGCGCAGTACGACACGCTCGCGGCGCTCGTGAAGGCGCTCGTTGCGCACTATCCGATCGAGGCGCTCGCGGGCCATTCGGACATCGCCCCTGGGCGCAAGACCGATCCCGGCCCGCACTTCGACTGGGCACGCCTCAAACACGATACGCAGCTCGCCGATGCCAGCTTCCCCTATATCCAGGGGCGCGACGCGCAGAACGCGGCTTCGTGA
- a CDS encoding PP0621 family protein codes for MRQIFLLVLLFVVGQWFVKALRRAQTQSRPGAQPGQGAQPGQGAARNANGGASAGGQAALPEPMVRCAECGVHAPRSESVNVGTRSFCSSEHARAYDARTTAQDRPAR; via the coding sequence ATGAGACAGATTTTTCTCCTCGTGCTGCTGTTCGTGGTCGGACAGTGGTTCGTCAAGGCCCTGCGCCGTGCGCAGACGCAGTCGCGTCCCGGTGCGCAACCGGGCCAAGGCGCACAGCCGGGGCAGGGCGCTGCACGCAATGCCAATGGCGGCGCGAGCGCGGGCGGCCAGGCCGCGCTGCCCGAGCCGATGGTCCGCTGCGCCGAGTGCGGCGTGCATGCGCCGCGCAGCGAATCGGTGAATGTCGGCACGCGCTCTTTTTGCAGCTCGGAGCACGCGCGCGCCTATGACGCGCGCACCACGGCCCAGGATCGCCCCGCACGATGA
- a CDS encoding cytochrome C assembly family protein, with amino-acid sequence MDIVLYALTVLLYGGLCAADWRALRRAGAAPLLGSVPPVAVTVGPGAGLDGDALRARTFGPLSRALLFVALAAHGVLLHMTIFPASEMVFGFAFALSAMFWLGAGIYWIESFFFALDGLRLLLLPLAAVASILPLVFGGVRVLPYAAAPMFKLHFVIANVAYGLFAIAALHAVLMLAVERRLHALKGAGFQRNASNRGGGWLSNWIETLPPLLTMEKLLFRLISAGFVLLTATLVSGIVFSEQLIDRPLSLDHKTVFAILSWLMFGALLTARKISGWRGRAALRWVIASFIALLLAYVGSRFVFEVLLHRPVV; translated from the coding sequence ATGGATATTGTACTGTATGCCCTCACCGTGCTCCTGTACGGCGGATTGTGCGCCGCCGACTGGCGCGCGCTGCGCCGCGCCGGCGCCGCGCCGCTGCTTGGCAGCGTGCCGCCCGTTGCGGTGACGGTTGGCCCAGGCGCGGGCCTGGATGGCGACGCCCTGCGCGCGCGGACCTTCGGCCCGCTTTCGCGCGCGCTGCTCTTTGTCGCGCTCGCGGCGCACGGCGTGCTGCTGCACATGACGATCTTCCCGGCCAGTGAAATGGTGTTCGGCTTCGCCTTCGCGTTGTCGGCCATGTTCTGGCTCGGTGCGGGCATCTACTGGATCGAGAGCTTTTTCTTTGCGCTCGACGGCCTGCGTCTTTTGCTGCTGCCGCTGGCCGCGGTCGCGTCGATCCTGCCGCTTGTGTTCGGCGGCGTGCGCGTGCTGCCCTATGCGGCGGCGCCCATGTTCAAGCTGCACTTCGTCATCGCGAACGTCGCCTATGGGCTCTTCGCGATCGCCGCGCTGCATGCGGTGCTGATGCTCGCCGTCGAGCGCCGGCTGCATGCGCTCAAGGGCGCCGGCTTCCAGCGCAACGCGAGCAATCGCGGCGGCGGGTGGCTGTCGAACTGGATCGAGACGCTGCCGCCGCTCCTCACGATGGAGAAGCTGCTGTTCCGCCTGATCAGCGCGGGCTTCGTGTTGCTCACGGCCACGCTCGTTTCCGGCATCGTGTTCAGCGAGCAGTTGATCGACCGGCCGCTCTCGCTCGATCACAAGACCGTCTTCGCGATTCTTTCGTGGCTGATGTTCGGCGCGCTGCTCACCGCGCGCAAGATTTCCGGCTGGCGCGGACGCGCCGCGCTGCGCTGGGTGATCGCGTCGTTCATCGCCTTGCTGCTGGCTTATGTGGGCAGCCGTTTCGTCTTCGAGGTGCTGCTGCACCGCCCTGTGGTTTGA
- the ffh gene encoding signal recognition particle protein, whose protein sequence is MLDNLTQRMARVVKTLRGEARLTEANTQEMLREVRLALLEADVALPVVREFIAKVKEKALGEEVIASLSPGQALVGVVQRELTAVIGGDYEGKAAELDLAVTPPAVILMAGLQGAGKTTTTGKLAKLLREKYKKKVLTVSCDVYRPAAIAQLKTVTEQVGADFFPSQPDQKPVEIAAAAVDWAKRHYHDVLLVDTAGRLGIDEAMMNEITALHASLKPAETLFVVDAMLGQDAVNTAKAFNDALPLTGVVLTKLDGDSRGGAALSVRHITGKPIKFVGVAEKLDGLEVFHPDRMANRILGMGDILALVEEAQRGVDVQAAQKLADKVKKGGDFDLNDFRAQLSQMKNMGGLSSLMDKLPAQFQQAASGADMGQAEKQMRRMEGIINSMTPSERAKPELIKATRKRRIAAGAGVQVQEVNRMLNQYEQMRTMMKKLKGGNLQKMMRGMKGMMPGMR, encoded by the coding sequence ATGCTCGACAATCTCACTCAACGGATGGCGCGCGTCGTCAAGACGCTGCGCGGCGAAGCCCGGCTGACCGAAGCCAACACGCAGGAAATGCTGCGCGAGGTGCGTCTCGCCCTGCTCGAAGCGGACGTGGCGCTGCCCGTCGTGCGCGAATTCATCGCCAAAGTGAAGGAGAAGGCGCTCGGCGAGGAAGTAATCGCCAGCCTCTCGCCTGGACAAGCGCTCGTCGGCGTGGTGCAGCGCGAGCTGACCGCCGTGATCGGCGGCGACTACGAAGGCAAGGCCGCCGAACTCGATCTCGCCGTCACGCCGCCTGCCGTCATCCTCATGGCGGGTCTGCAAGGTGCCGGTAAAACCACCACCACCGGCAAGCTCGCCAAGCTGCTGCGCGAGAAGTACAAGAAGAAGGTCCTCACCGTTTCGTGCGACGTCTACCGCCCCGCCGCTATCGCGCAGCTGAAGACGGTGACGGAACAGGTCGGCGCCGACTTCTTCCCCTCGCAGCCGGACCAGAAGCCCGTCGAGATCGCCGCCGCCGCGGTCGACTGGGCCAAGCGCCACTATCACGACGTGCTGCTCGTCGACACGGCCGGCCGCCTCGGTATCGACGAGGCGATGATGAACGAGATCACCGCGCTGCACGCGTCGCTCAAGCCGGCTGAAACGCTGTTCGTCGTCGACGCGATGCTCGGCCAGGACGCGGTCAATACCGCGAAGGCGTTCAACGACGCCCTGCCGCTCACCGGCGTCGTGCTCACCAAGCTCGACGGTGACTCGCGCGGCGGCGCGGCGCTTTCCGTGCGCCACATCACCGGCAAGCCGATCAAGTTCGTCGGCGTCGCGGAAAAGCTCGACGGCCTCGAGGTGTTTCACCCGGACCGCATGGCGAACCGTATTCTCGGCATGGGCGACATTCTCGCGCTCGTCGAGGAGGCACAGCGCGGCGTGGACGTACAGGCCGCGCAAAAGCTCGCCGACAAGGTCAAGAAGGGCGGCGACTTCGACCTCAACGACTTCCGCGCGCAGCTCTCGCAAATGAAGAACATGGGCGGCCTGTCGTCGCTCATGGACAAACTGCCCGCCCAGTTCCAGCAGGCCGCCTCGGGCGCCGACATGGGCCAGGCCGAAAAGCAGATGCGCCGCATGGAAGGCATCATCAACTCGATGACGCCCTCCGAGCGCGCCAAGCCCGAACTCATCAAGGCCACGCGCAAGCGCCGCATCGCGGCGGGCGCGGGCGTGCAGGTTCAGGAAGTGAACCGCATGCTCAACCAGTACGAGCAGATGCGCACCATGATGAAGAAGCTGAAGGGCGGCAATCTGCAAAAAATGATGCGCGGTATGAAGGGCATGATGCCCGGCATGCGCTAA
- a CDS encoding hypoxanthine-guanine phosphoribosyltransferase, with product MNREEALHIFRHSEEIVSEGDVNASIGRMAEAIRAEISEDFPLVLSVMGGAAVFTGMLLPHLDFPLEFDYIHLTRYRNAIKGSAEMQWRVAPRESVKDRVVLVLDDILDEGETMAAIRDRIMDMGAKRFLSAVLCEKTLAKAKPLHPDYCGFSVPDRYVFGCGMDAKGYWRNLPTIRALTEGA from the coding sequence ATGAATCGCGAAGAAGCCCTGCACATTTTCCGCCACTCCGAAGAGATCGTTTCTGAGGGCGATGTCAATGCGTCGATCGGCCGGATGGCCGAAGCCATCCGCGCCGAGATCAGCGAGGACTTCCCGCTCGTACTGTCGGTCATGGGCGGCGCCGCCGTGTTCACCGGCATGCTGCTGCCGCACCTCGACTTCCCGCTCGAGTTCGACTACATCCACCTCACCCGCTACCGCAATGCGATCAAGGGCAGCGCCGAGATGCAATGGCGCGTAGCGCCGCGTGAGTCGGTGAAAGACCGCGTGGTGCTCGTGCTCGACGACATCCTCGACGAAGGCGAGACCATGGCCGCGATTCGCGACCGCATCATGGACATGGGCGCGAAGCGTTTCCTCTCGGCCGTGCTGTGTGAGAAGACCCTCGCGAAGGCCAAGCCGCTGCATCCCGACTACTGCGGTTTTTCGGTGCCGGACCGCTACGTGTTCGGCTGCGGCATGGACGCCAAGGGTTACTGGCGCAATCTGCCGACCATCCGCGCGCTGACCGAAGGCGCGTGA
- a CDS encoding MarC family protein, giving the protein MEYSFLSATVLLLLITDPLGNIPLFITCLRGVAKQRRAVVILREVAIAFVILLIFMVAGNAFLRMMGLTDTSLRIGGGIVLFLIALRMIFPHPGGPFGGGDKGGEPLIVPLAIPALAGPSALATVMLLTSQAPGKLYEWMAALVVTMVICAVVLVMAERIQQWLGERVVTAFERLMGLVLVAISVEMILAGIANFVHHL; this is encoded by the coding sequence GTGGAGTACAGTTTTCTGTCCGCTACGGTCCTGCTGCTCCTCATCACCGACCCGCTCGGTAACATTCCGCTCTTCATCACCTGCCTGCGCGGCGTTGCCAAGCAGCGCCGCGCGGTCGTGATCCTGCGCGAGGTCGCGATTGCGTTCGTGATCCTGCTCATCTTCATGGTGGCGGGCAACGCCTTCCTGCGCATGATGGGGCTCACGGACACGTCGCTGCGTATCGGCGGCGGCATCGTGCTGTTCCTCATCGCGCTGCGCATGATCTTTCCGCATCCGGGCGGCCCGTTCGGCGGCGGCGACAAGGGCGGCGAGCCGCTCATCGTGCCGCTCGCCATTCCCGCGCTCGCGGGGCCTTCGGCGCTCGCCACGGTCATGCTGCTCACCTCGCAGGCACCCGGCAAACTCTACGAATGGATGGCGGCGCTCGTTGTCACGATGGTGATCTGCGCGGTCGTGCTGGTGATGGCGGAGCGCATCCAGCAGTGGCTAGGCGAGCGTGTCGTGACGGCCTTCGAGCGGCTGATGGGCCTCGTGCTCGTGGCGATATCAGTGGAGATGATTCTCGCTGGCATCGCCAACTTCGTGCATCACCTCTGA
- a CDS encoding proline--tRNA ligase encodes MKASRFFIGTLKEAPADAEIVSHKLMVRAGMIRRIAGGIYNYLPIGLRSIRKVEQIVREEMNRAGAIELLMPAVQPAELWQESGRWEQYGPELLRFKDRKQSDFVMGPTHEEVVTDIARGQIKSYRQLPVNFYQVQTKFRDEIRPRFGVMRGREFIMKDAYSFDKDVEGLKVSYQKMYDAYVRIFTRLGLQFRAVAADNGSIGGSGSHEFHVIAETGEDDIAYCPTSEFAANVEAAEALPLIAQRGAPTQALTKTPTPGAAKCEAVAELLGIPLESTIKSIILATDNEGAEPTIWLLMLRGDHDLNEIKVGKLEGLSGFRFATEAEIVEWFGTPPGYLGPLNTKKPVKVIADRTVANMSDFVVGTNEVDFHTTGVNWGRDLPEPVVADIRNVKKGDPSPDGKGVIDICRGIEVGHVFQLGTKYSEAMNATFLAENGKPAPMQMGCYGIGITRILGAAIEQNFDDKGIIWPESIAPFQVVVCPMGMDRSELVREHAERVYNELVEAGVDVILDDRGERPGVMFADWELIGVPHRLVIGERGLKDGKIEYQGRRDTEATLLAADEAAQTVAQKIRAALAV; translated from the coding sequence ATGAAAGCCTCCCGTTTCTTTATCGGCACCCTGAAGGAAGCGCCCGCTGACGCGGAAATCGTCAGCCACAAGCTGATGGTTCGCGCGGGCATGATCCGTCGCATTGCTGGCGGCATTTACAACTATCTGCCGATCGGCCTGCGTTCGATCCGCAAGGTCGAGCAGATCGTGCGCGAGGAAATGAACCGCGCCGGTGCCATCGAGCTGCTCATGCCGGCCGTGCAGCCGGCCGAACTGTGGCAGGAATCGGGGCGCTGGGAACAATACGGGCCGGAACTGCTGCGCTTCAAGGACCGCAAGCAAAGCGACTTCGTGATGGGCCCGACGCACGAAGAGGTGGTCACCGACATCGCGCGTGGCCAGATCAAGAGCTATCGCCAGTTGCCGGTGAACTTCTATCAGGTGCAGACGAAGTTCCGCGACGAAATCCGTCCCCGTTTCGGCGTGATGCGCGGGCGCGAATTCATCATGAAGGACGCGTATTCGTTCGATAAGGACGTCGAAGGTCTCAAGGTGTCGTACCAGAAGATGTACGACGCCTACGTGCGCATCTTCACGCGCCTTGGCCTGCAGTTCCGCGCGGTCGCGGCCGACAACGGTTCGATCGGCGGCAGCGGCTCGCACGAATTCCACGTGATCGCGGAAACGGGCGAGGACGATATCGCCTACTGCCCGACCTCGGAATTCGCGGCCAACGTCGAAGCCGCCGAAGCGCTGCCGCTCATCGCGCAGCGCGGCGCCCCCACCCAAGCGCTCACGAAAACGCCGACGCCGGGCGCGGCCAAGTGCGAGGCAGTGGCAGAGCTGCTCGGCATTCCGCTCGAAAGCACGATCAAGTCGATCATCCTCGCGACGGACAACGAAGGCGCCGAGCCGACTATCTGGCTGCTGATGCTGCGCGGCGACCACGATCTGAACGAGATCAAGGTCGGCAAGCTCGAAGGTCTGAGCGGCTTCCGCTTCGCTACCGAAGCGGAAATCGTCGAGTGGTTCGGCACGCCGCCGGGCTACCTCGGACCGCTGAACACGAAGAAGCCGGTCAAGGTGATTGCCGACCGCACGGTCGCGAACATGAGCGACTTCGTGGTGGGCACGAACGAGGTCGATTTCCACACCACGGGTGTGAACTGGGGCCGCGATTTGCCGGAGCCGGTCGTCGCCGACATCCGCAACGTGAAGAAGGGCGATCCGTCGCCGGACGGCAAGGGTGTGATCGACATCTGCCGCGGCATCGAAGTGGGCCATGTGTTCCAGCTCGGCACGAAGTACTCGGAAGCGATGAACGCTACGTTCCTCGCCGAGAACGGCAAGCCCGCGCCGATGCAGATGGGCTGCTATGGCATCGGCATCACGCGTATTCTCGGTGCAGCCATCGAGCAGAACTTCGACGACAAGGGCATCATCTGGCCTGAGTCGATTGCGCCGTTCCAGGTCGTCGTGTGCCCGATGGGCATGGACCGCAGCGAACTCGTGCGCGAGCACGCGGAGCGTGTGTACAACGAACTCGTCGAAGCGGGCGTGGACGTGATCCTCGACGACCGCGGCGAGCGCCCGGGTGTGATGTTCGCCGACTGGGAACTGATCGGCGTGCCGCATCGTCTCGTGATCGGCGAGCGCGGTCTGAAGGACGGCAAGATCGAATACCAGGGCCGTCGCGACACCGAAGCGACGCTGCTCGCGGCCGATGAGGCTGCGCAGACGGTGGCGCAGAAGATCCGCGCGGCACTTGCGGTTTAA